The bacterium genomic sequence GCTACCTCGCAGTTGACCGTCGGAAAGTTGGAGATGTCTAGGTTGACGATCTTGAGAACCGCCGGCTTGAAGCCCGGGAGAAACTTGGTCTCAGAGTGAGCAAGCGGCGATATTAGAAGCAAACAGATTACTGCAAGAACTAATGCCTCATACGTAAGGAATGCACGCTTCGTGCGGTTCATCACGGTCTCCTTTCAAATTGTGAGAGCACGGTCTGAGATGCAACTGAGACTTTCCCATCTAACAGCCCGCCTTCCCTTCATTACTAGACAAGGTATCATAACTATCTCGTTCAAATCAACCCGCGCTCGGCCGCAGAACCATGTCCTCTGTCCAACGTGTAGCGCGGGCCCAGACTAAGCCAGCAGTGAGTCCAGCCCCATCTCTGCCGGAATCGTCCTATGAATGAGCCAATGCTGATCATCCGCTGAGGGGAAATCCGATCTGTAATGCGCTCCTCTGCTCTCAGTTCGCTCTGCCGCGGCAAACCGGATAGCGGCCGCGGTATAAAACATGTTTCTCGCCTCCAGCGCAGCAGGGTCCGGAAGCGTTATCTCCGCAAGGAAGGCAAGCCTTGACAGCACCGCACGGGCACTCTCGAGCCCCGCGAAGTCCCGTATTATGCCCACGTTCTCCCACATCATCTCCCGCATCTGCTTCTTTGCCTCGCCGATTTCGTTGAGAGAGATATCTGATCTCAAAGCGAGCTCGTGCACGAGACCTCGAATGAGCGACTCAGGAGGTCCAGCTGAACGCGCAAGCAGCTCTTTGGCCGAATCGCCAGCTCGTTTGCCAAATACTATCCCCTCGAGAAGGGAGTTGGAGGCGAGGCGGTTTGCCCCGTGGACCCCGGTGCCCGCAACCTCGCCGCACGCGAACAGCCCCGGCAAAGAGGCCTTGCCGTTCTTGTCCGATCGCACGCCGCCCATGATGTAATGCGCCGCGGGCCGGATCGGCAGCAAGTCCCTGTCGGCGCGCAGGCCGACCTTCAGACAGGTCTCGTATATCCGGGGAAAGCGCTCTTGAACAAAGCCCGACTTAAGATGTCTCAAGTCAAGATACATTTCATCGCTGCCCGACTCATGGATCTCCGTGACTATGGCGCGTGAGACGACGTCCCGGGGGGCAAGTTCCGCCTGAGGATGAGCCCTTAGCATGAAGCGTTCGCCCTTGGCGTTTAGCAGGACACCACCCTCTCCTCTCATCGCCTCGGAGAGAAGAAATGTGGGCACACCTTTCTTGTAGAGTGCTGTTGGATGAAACTGCACAAACTCCATGTCCGTGAGCTCCGCGCCAGCTCTGAAGGCGATCGCTGGGCCGTCCCCGGTTGAAACCTCTGGGTTGGTCGTAACAGAATAAACTTGCCCAGCGCCGCCCGTCGCGAGAACCGTTGCCTGGGCCTCGACACAGACTAAGCAAAAACGCTGCTGGCCAACAAGAATGAACGCACCACAACATGTGCCTTCGTGGACCAAGAGATCGATCGTGAATGCGTGGTCGAGAAATGTTATGTTCTCGTGTGGTTTGGCCTTTGCTAAAAGGGCGCGCTCGATCTCCGCCCCGGTCGAATCGCCATGCGAATGGATCACGCGCCTTTTACTATGTGCGCCCTCAAGGCTGAACCACAGCTTCCCGTTCTCTGTGTCAAACGAGGCGCCCCATTCGATCAGTT encodes the following:
- the nadB gene encoding L-aspartate oxidase, whose protein sequence is MNYELLRTDFLVIGSGVAGLRAAIALADAGDVVVLAKSALSEGSTEYAQGGVAVALSDDDEIVFHEQDTLRAGAELCEKDAVRILVTEGPTRIEELIEWGASFDTENGKLWFSLEGAHSKRRVIHSHGDSTGAEIERALLAKAKPHENITFLDHAFTIDLLVHEGTCCGAFILVGQQRFCLVCVEAQATVLATGGAGQVYSVTTNPEVSTGDGPAIAFRAGAELTDMEFVQFHPTALYKKGVPTFLLSEAMRGEGGVLLNAKGERFMLRAHPQAELAPRDVVSRAIVTEIHESGSDEMYLDLRHLKSGFVQERFPRIYETCLKVGLRADRDLLPIRPAAHYIMGGVRSDKNGKASLPGLFACGEVAGTGVHGANRLASNSLLEGIVFGKRAGDSAKELLARSAGPPESLIRGLVHELALRSDISLNEIGEAKKQMREMMWENVGIIRDFAGLESARAVLSRLAFLAEITLPDPAALEARNMFYTAAAIRFAAAERTESRGAHYRSDFPSADDQHWLIHRTIPAEMGLDSLLA